DNA from Evansella sp. LMS18:
TTAGGGGGATTAGGTTAAGGAGCCGTTTTAATTTTCTGAAGGAGGCCGATTCATCCCTTGAACACAGGGATTGACTCCTCTGGATTATATAGACGGAAAAATTCCGGTTAATTCATAGTTTTTATTAGAAAGCGCTTAAATAAACGGAGAGATTCCGCCTATTAACTCGAAAAACTCGAAAATGGGTGATTCTGCTTTGCTAAACGGTCAAACCTCCCCCCCGAAACGACCTCCTTCTGCATCTAACCGGAAAATCTCCGTTTATTTTACTTTTGCTGATTACTCAATTAAGGTCATGACATCTCCTAATAAAGAAACTCGCCAAATATGGCGAGTTTTAACCAATAATGATGTAAATACAACTTTCATTTCCGCACTTTTTTAAGAGATGCCCCTCAAAACGGGCTTGATCACAAAGTGCGGCACCTTTTTCAGCTTACTATATTCGTTTTCTCTCTCAGCCCCGAGATAAACTCGTAAGCTTTGCCTATTTCTTCCGATGTATAATTCTGCTTTGCTTTCAAGGTGAATACCTTGTCCTCTACTTCTTCCCTTGAAAGATATTCGAAATAAAGTACTGTAGAAACAAGTTCGAGAAACCGGGAACTTTGCTCGTTCAGCTCGTTTAACAGCGCCTTTGTTTCCGGCAGCTCATAATCCGACAAGGATAAGAATTCCTCACCCTTAGAAGACAGGTTATAGCGGTACTGGTAATAGCCTGATTTCTTCTCCTTCACTTCTTCTACAAAAGACAGGGAACAAATTTCCTCCATCCGGAGATTCAGTTCCTCAGAATAAGGGCCGTAAATATGAAACTGGTATTTTTCGAAAAAAGGAAACTCCAGCTTTTTGGCTATATATATGAGTTTTTGCAGCTTTTTTCTCCCGATGATTTCGCCAGTTTGTTTAAAAACAGCAAGCA
Protein-coding regions in this window:
- a CDS encoding YwgA family protein, encoding MLQEHCKLLAVFKQTGEIIGRKKLQKLIYIAKKLEFPFFEKYQFHIYGPYSEELNLRMEEICSLSFVEEVKEKKSGYYQYRYNLSSKGEEFLSLSDYELPETKALLNELNEQSSRFLELVSTVLYFEYLSREEVEDKVFTLKAKQNYTSEEIGKAYEFISGLREKTNIVS